From the genome of Blautia pseudococcoides, one region includes:
- the dapB gene encoding 4-hydroxy-tetrahydrodipicolinate reductase, whose product MIRIIMSGCNGHMGQVICGLVKDDPEACIVAGIDLVDNRDNGYPVFTNINDCDVQADAMIDFSSAKATESVLAYCTAKKLPLVLCTTGLSEEQLAHVAEASKSTAVLRSANMSLGINTLLKLVQEAAKVLAQAGFDMEIVEKHHNQKVDAPSGTALALADSLNEAMDNRYHYVYDRSQTREKRDAKEIGLSAVRGGSIVGEHEVIFAGPDEVIEFKHTAYSKAVFGKGAVEAAKFLKGKGPGMYNMSNVING is encoded by the coding sequence ATGATTAGAATAATTATGAGCGGCTGCAACGGTCATATGGGGCAGGTCATATGCGGACTTGTGAAAGATGACCCGGAGGCTTGTATTGTGGCGGGCATAGATCTTGTTGATAACCGTGACAACGGATATCCGGTGTTCACCAATATAAATGACTGTGATGTGCAGGCAGATGCGATGATTGATTTTTCATCTGCAAAAGCCACAGAATCTGTATTGGCCTATTGTACGGCAAAGAAGCTGCCTCTGGTCCTGTGCACAACAGGGCTTAGTGAGGAGCAGCTTGCGCATGTGGCAGAGGCATCCAAGAGTACAGCAGTGCTGCGCTCCGCCAATATGTCCCTGGGGATCAATACACTTCTGAAGCTGGTGCAGGAGGCTGCAAAGGTTCTGGCCCAGGCAGGCTTTGACATGGAGATCGTTGAAAAGCACCACAACCAGAAGGTGGATGCGCCCAGCGGTACGGCCCTGGCTTTGGCGGACAGCTTGAATGAAGCCATGGACAACCGATATCACTATGTCTATGACAGAAGCCAGACCCGTGAGAAGCGTGATGCCAAGGAAATCGGCCTGTCTGCTGTCCGCGGGGGAAGCATTGTGGGAGAACATGAAGTGATTTTCGCAGGTCCGGACGAGGTGATCGAATTCAAGCACACCGCGTACTCGAAAGCCGTATTCGGCAAAGGTGCTGTGGAGGCTGCCAAATTTCTGAAGGGTAAAGGCCCGGGCATGTACAATATGAGCAATGTTATCAATGGCTGA
- the hpf gene encoding ribosome hibernation-promoting factor, HPF/YfiA family — translation MKFIISGRNIDITDGLRSAVEDKLGKLEKFFTDDTEIHVTLSVEKERQKIEVTIPVKGNIIRSEQVSNDMYVSIDLVEEIIERQLRKYRKKIIDKKQNAGTFQQAFMEKDFEDENTNEIKIIRTKKFGFKPMYPEDACVQMELLGHNFFVFLNAETEEVNVVYKRKGNTYGLIEPDFNE, via the coding sequence ATGAAGTTTATTATAAGCGGAAGAAACATTGATATTACGGACGGATTAAGAAGTGCGGTAGAGGACAAGCTTGGAAAGCTGGAAAAATTCTTCACAGATGACACCGAGATACATGTAACACTGAGCGTAGAAAAAGAACGTCAGAAAATTGAGGTGACCATTCCGGTAAAAGGTAATATCATCCGCTCTGAACAGGTGAGTAACGATATGTATGTCTCCATCGACCTGGTAGAAGAGATCATCGAAAGACAGTTACGAAAATATAGGAAAAAAATCATCGACAAAAAACAGAACGCAGGGACCTTCCAGCAGGCATTTATGGAGAAGGACTTTGAAGATGAGAATACCAACGAGATCAAGATCATCCGTACCAAGAAATTCGGATTCAAACCTATGTATCCAGAAGATGCATGTGTACAGATGGAACTGTTAGGACACAACTTTTTCGTTTTCCTGAATGCTGAGACGGAAGAAGTGAATGTTGTTTATAAGAGAAAGGGAAATACTTACGGGCTGATCGAGCCGGATTTTAATGAATAA
- a CDS encoding winged helix-turn-helix domain-containing protein, producing the protein MNISLRLCGDDGQKIFGKGIAQLLRLIDTEGSMNAAVKRMGIAYSKAWKILRNAETQLGFELVAKQTGGRNGGGSVLTPKGRSFLEKFEAFESESKVFFTGGVARYGIFRKTLQEYLKLEVCTHSLAQYAGAIGAAVIASEKQRVKQ; encoded by the coding sequence ATGAACATATCACTGCGACTGTGCGGTGATGATGGACAGAAGATTTTTGGAAAAGGGATAGCACAGCTTCTCCGGCTGATAGACACGGAAGGTTCCATGAATGCCGCAGTGAAGAGGATGGGAATTGCCTACAGCAAGGCATGGAAGATACTCCGTAATGCGGAAACCCAACTGGGGTTTGAACTGGTGGCAAAACAGACCGGAGGCAGGAATGGGGGCGGTTCCGTACTGACTCCTAAGGGGCGAAGCTTTTTGGAAAAATTTGAAGCCTTTGAAAGTGAGTCCAAAGTGTTTTTTACAGGCGGTGTGGCAAGATATGGAATATTCCGAAAAACGCTCCAGGAATATCTGAAGCTGGAGGTATGTACCCACAGTCTGGCACAGTATGCAGGTGCTATAGGGGCTGCCGTGATCGCAAGTGAGAAACAAAGAGTGAAGCAGTAA
- the secA gene encoding preprotein translocase subunit SecA yields the protein MSLVQKMFGTHSERELKRITATVDKIEALRPTMQALSDDELRGKTREYKKRLEEGETLDDLLPEAFATVREAAKRVLNMEHYRVQLIGGIILHQGRIAEMKTGEGKTLVSTLPAYLNALEGQGVHIVTVNDYLAHRDAEWMGKVHEFLGLTVGVVLNSMKNDERRTQYACDITYVTNNELGFDYLRDNMVIYKEQLVQRDLHYAIIDEVDSVLVDEARTPLIISGQSGKSTRLYEVCDILAKQLERGEASGEMTKMTAIMGEEIIETGDFIVNEKDKIVNLTEQGVHKVEKFFSIENLADPENLEIQHNIILALRAHNLMFRDQDYVVKDDEVLIVDEFTGRIMPGRRYSDGLHQAIEAKEHVKVRRESKTLATITFQNFFNKYVKKSGMTGTALTEEKEFRDIYGMDVIEIPTNKPVARIDSDDAVYMTKKEKFSAVVEAIKEAHAKKQPVLVGTITIETSELLSRMLKREGIQHQVLNAKFHEMEAEIVAHAGEAGTVTIATNMAGRGTDIKLDDVSRQAGGLKIIGTERHESRRIDNQLRGRSGRQGDPGESRFYISLEDDLMRLFGSEKLMSVFKSLGVAENEQIEHKMLSSAIEKAQKKIEGNNYGIRKNLLEYDQVNNEQREIIYKERRRVLDGENMRESIYKMITDTVEHAVDMCISDDLDSEEWDLGELDSVLLPTIPLQPITKEKVKGLKKNQLKQNLKEEAVKLYEEKEAEFPEPEQLRELERVILLKVIDQKWMDHIDDMDQLRQGIGLQAYGQRDPKVEYKMQAYEMFDTMISAIQETTLRLLYHVRIEQKVEREQVAQVTGTNKDESGPKKPVQRAEKKVYPNDPCPCGSGKKYKQCCGRKPV from the coding sequence ATGAGTTTAGTTCAAAAAATGTTTGGAACCCACAGTGAGAGGGAATTAAAACGTATCACTGCCACTGTGGACAAAATCGAAGCTCTGCGCCCCACCATGCAGGCGTTAAGTGACGACGAGCTGCGCGGTAAGACCAGGGAATATAAAAAACGTCTGGAAGAAGGAGAGACACTGGATGACCTGCTGCCGGAAGCATTTGCTACGGTGAGAGAGGCTGCCAAGCGTGTGCTGAATATGGAGCACTACAGGGTGCAGCTCATCGGCGGTATTATCCTTCATCAGGGCCGTATTGCCGAGATGAAGACAGGTGAAGGTAAAACCCTTGTTTCCACACTCCCGGCATATTTAAATGCACTGGAAGGACAAGGCGTACACATTGTAACCGTCAACGATTACCTGGCACACCGTGATGCGGAGTGGATGGGCAAGGTCCATGAGTTTTTGGGACTGACCGTAGGTGTGGTCCTGAACTCCATGAAAAATGACGAGAGACGCACGCAGTACGCGTGTGATATCACTTATGTGACCAACAACGAGCTGGGATTCGACTACCTGCGTGACAACATGGTGATCTACAAAGAGCAGCTTGTACAGAGAGATCTGCACTATGCCATCATTGATGAGGTGGACTCCGTGCTGGTCGATGAGGCAAGAACACCTCTTATTATTTCCGGACAGAGCGGAAAGTCTACCCGTCTTTACGAAGTCTGCGATATACTGGCAAAACAGCTGGAGCGCGGTGAGGCCAGCGGGGAAATGACAAAGATGACAGCCATCATGGGAGAGGAGATCATCGAGACCGGGGATTTCATTGTCAATGAGAAGGACAAGATCGTCAACCTGACTGAGCAGGGTGTCCATAAAGTAGAGAAATTCTTCAGCATTGAAAACCTGGCAGATCCGGAAAATCTGGAGATCCAGCATAATATCATTCTTGCGCTGCGCGCCCACAACCTCATGTTCCGTGACCAGGATTATGTGGTAAAAGACGACGAAGTCCTGATCGTGGATGAGTTCACGGGACGTATCATGCCGGGACGCCGTTACTCAGACGGTCTTCACCAGGCCATCGAGGCAAAAGAGCATGTAAAGGTGAGACGAGAGAGCAAGACACTTGCCACTATCACTTTCCAGAACTTCTTTAACAAATATGTCAAGAAGTCAGGTATGACCGGTACTGCGCTCACAGAGGAGAAAGAGTTCCGTGACATTTACGGCATGGATGTTATTGAGATCCCCACCAACAAGCCGGTGGCTCGTATTGACAGCGACGATGCTGTTTATATGACAAAGAAAGAAAAGTTCAGTGCTGTGGTTGAGGCCATCAAAGAAGCACATGCCAAAAAACAGCCGGTGCTGGTTGGTACCATTACCATTGAGACTTCGGAGCTTTTAAGCCGTATGCTGAAACGCGAGGGCATCCAGCACCAGGTATTGAACGCCAAATTCCATGAGATGGAGGCTGAGATCGTGGCCCATGCCGGTGAGGCGGGAACGGTTACCATTGCCACCAACATGGCCGGCCGTGGTACGGATATTAAGCTGGACGATGTGTCCAGACAGGCAGGCGGCCTGAAGATCATCGGTACCGAACGCCATGAGTCAAGACGAATTGATAACCAGCTGCGAGGCCGTTCCGGACGTCAGGGAGACCCGGGTGAATCCCGTTTCTATATTTCCCTGGAAGATGATCTGATGCGTCTGTTCGGTTCCGAGAAGCTGATGTCTGTGTTCAAATCCCTGGGCGTTGCGGAGAACGAGCAGATTGAGCATAAAATGCTCTCCAGTGCCATTGAGAAAGCACAGAAGAAGATTGAGGGCAACAACTACGGAATCCGTAAGAATCTGCTGGAATATGACCAGGTAAACAACGAGCAGCGCGAGATCATTTATAAAGAAAGACGCCGGGTTCTGGACGGAGAAAACATGCGGGAATCTATCTACAAGATGATCACCGATACCGTGGAACATGCGGTTGACATGTGCATCTCCGATGACCTGGATTCTGAAGAATGGGATCTGGGAGAACTGGACAGTGTCCTTCTTCCCACCATTCCGCTGCAGCCGATCACAAAAGAAAAAGTAAAAGGTCTGAAGAAGAACCAGTTAAAACAGAATCTCAAAGAAGAGGCAGTCAAGCTCTACGAGGAGAAAGAGGCAGAGTTCCCGGAACCGGAGCAGCTTCGTGAACTGGAGCGTGTGATCCTTCTCAAGGTGATCGACCAGAAGTGGATGGATCACATCGACGATATGGACCAGCTCCGCCAGGGTATCGGTCTGCAGGCGTACGGCCAGCGTGATCCAAAGGTAGAGTATAAGATGCAGGCATATGAAATGTTTGACACCATGATCTCCGCCATCCAGGAGACCACCCTGCGTCTGCTGTACCATGTAAGGATCGAGCAGAAAGTGGAGAGAGAGCAGGTTGCCCAGGTGACAGGCACCAACAAGGATGAATCCGGTCCGAAAAAACCGGTACAGAGAGCAGAGAAAAAGGTATATCCAAATGATCCCTGCCCCTGCGGAAGCGGTAAGAAATATAAACAGTGCTGCGGCAGAAAGCCGGTTTAA
- the prfB gene encoding peptide chain release factor 2 (programmed frameshift): protein MVELDQFKYTLNNYTGPLVEVRDSLNLANKEKRVEELEREMEAPDFWDNPERSQKMMKELSTLKEDIEIYNKLQNQKEEIELMIEMGYEENDASVIPDIQEMLDEFITDFENIRVKTLLSGEYDKDNAIVTLHAGAGGTESCDWASMLYRMYMKWADRHGFSTEVLDYLDGDEAGIKSVTFQVNGENAYGYLKSEKGVHRLVRISPFNAAGKRQTSFVSCDVMPDIEEDVDVEIKDDDLRIDTYRSSGAGGQHINKTSSAIRITHLPTGIVVQCQNERSQFQNKDKAMQMLKAKLFLLKQQEQEQKLSGIQGELTDIGWGSQIRSYVMQPYTMVKDHRTNEESGNVDAVMNGAIDNFINAYLKWIALGNKKNS, encoded by the exons ATGGTAGAATTAGACCAGTTCAAATATACTTTGAACAACTACACAGGACCATTAGTGGAAGTGAGGGATTCACTT AACCTGGCTAATAAGGAAAAGCGGGTTGAAGAATTAGAGAGGGAAATGGAGGCGCCGGATTTCTGGGATAACCCGGAGCGGTCCCAGAAGATGATGAAGGAGCTGAGCACCCTCAAAGAAGATATAGAGATTTACAACAAGCTCCAGAACCAGAAGGAAGAGATCGAGCTGATGATAGAGATGGGATACGAGGAGAATGACGCCTCCGTCATCCCGGATATCCAGGAAATGCTGGATGAGTTTATCACGGACTTTGAAAATATCCGTGTAAAAACACTTCTGTCAGGAGAATATGACAAGGACAACGCCATTGTCACCCTCCATGCAGGGGCCGGCGGAACCGAGTCCTGCGACTGGGCAAGTATGCTGTACCGTATGTATATGAAGTGGGCGGACCGCCACGGCTTCAGCACAGAGGTACTGGATTATCTGGATGGGGACGAGGCAGGGATCAAGTCTGTGACTTTCCAGGTCAACGGGGAAAATGCCTACGGATATCTGAAGTCTGAAAAAGGCGTTCACCGTCTTGTCCGTATTTCACCGTTCAACGCAGCGGGTAAACGCCAGACTTCCTTTGTATCCTGCGATGTAATGCCGGATATTGAGGAGGATGTGGACGTAGAGATCAAAGATGATGATCTGAGGATAGACACCTACCGTTCCAGCGGTGCGGGCGGACAGCATATTAATAAAACCTCCTCCGCCATACGAATCACCCATCTCCCCACAGGGATCGTGGTACAGTGCCAGAACGAGCGGTCACAGTTCCAGAATAAAGACAAGGCCATGCAGATGCTGAAAGCTAAGCTGTTTCTTCTGAAACAGCAGGAGCAGGAACAGAAACTCTCCGGTATCCAGGGAGAATTGACAGACATTGGCTGGGGCAGTCAGATCCGTTCTTATGTGATGCAGCCGTACACTATGGTGAAGGACCATCGTACAAACGAGGAATCCGGAAATGTGGATGCGGTTATGAACGGTGCCATTGATAACTTTATCAATGCCTATTTAAAGTGGATTGCTTTGGGAAATAAGAAAAACAGTTGA
- a CDS encoding ACT domain-containing protein gives MSDNKRYFVVTEKAVPEVLLKVVEAKKLLESKRSVTVQEAVEAVGISRSSFYKYKDDIFPFKEKTKGQNITFILQMDDEPGLLSAVLRTIAQYHGNILTVHQSIPINGIASLTISVEILPTQGDAETMVDEIEHIEGVHYLKILGRE, from the coding sequence ATGTCAGACAATAAAAGGTATTTTGTAGTAACAGAAAAAGCAGTGCCGGAAGTCCTCTTGAAGGTAGTGGAAGCCAAGAAACTACTGGAATCCAAAAGGTCTGTCACGGTGCAGGAAGCAGTGGAAGCTGTGGGTATCAGCAGAAGTTCCTTTTATAAATATAAGGATGATATCTTTCCTTTTAAAGAAAAAACCAAAGGACAGAACATTACATTCATACTTCAGATGGATGACGAGCCTGGGCTGCTCTCTGCGGTATTAAGGACCATTGCCCAGTATCACGGCAACATTCTGACCGTACACCAGAGTATTCCGATCAACGGGATAGCCAGTCTGACCATCAGCGTGGAGATCCTGCCCACACAGGGGGATGCGGAGACTATGGTGGATGAAATAGAGCACATTGAGGGCGTACATTATCTGAAAATCTTAGGCAGGGAGTAA
- a CDS encoding homoserine dehydrogenase, which yields MIQIAVLGYGTVGSGVVEVINTNHESINKKAGEEINIKYVLDLREFPGDPVEDVLVHDFETIINDPEVQIIVEVMGGVEPAYTFTKRALEAGKCVCTSNKELVARHGLELLEIAREKDINYLFEASCGGGIPIIRPLNSSLTADEIDEISGILNGTTNYILTKMAEENADFEDVLKEAQEKGYAERNPEADVEGFDACRKIAILSSLAFGCHVDYEDIYTEGITKITVEDVKYAKGIGMSIKLLATSKREDGRFYAMVSPVLVGQDSPLYSVNGVFNAIFIHGNVLGDAMFYGSGAGKLPTASAVVGDVVDCAKHLHRNIMMSWSSKRLERMDIKDVEHPFFVRIKGSMTGDIGSVEEVFGKVKTVGVPDVAGEFGFVTAPMSEAAFEEKAAKLPDIITRIRVRA from the coding sequence ATGATACAGATAGCAGTTTTAGGATACGGAACCGTAGGTTCAGGCGTTGTGGAAGTTATTAACACCAATCATGAGAGCATCAACAAGAAGGCCGGCGAGGAGATCAATATCAAATACGTGCTGGATCTGAGAGAATTTCCGGGAGACCCGGTGGAAGATGTTCTTGTGCATGATTTTGAGACCATTATCAATGACCCGGAAGTACAGATCATCGTGGAGGTTATGGGGGGCGTGGAGCCTGCTTATACCTTTACCAAGCGTGCGCTGGAGGCAGGCAAATGTGTCTGCACATCCAACAAAGAGCTGGTTGCAAGACACGGACTGGAGCTTCTTGAGATTGCCAGGGAAAAAGACATCAACTATTTATTCGAGGCAAGCTGCGGCGGAGGGATCCCCATTATCCGACCACTGAACTCTTCTCTGACAGCGGACGAGATTGACGAGATTTCCGGTATATTAAACGGAACAACCAACTATATCCTTACCAAAATGGCGGAGGAGAATGCGGATTTTGAGGATGTGCTGAAAGAGGCACAGGAGAAAGGCTATGCAGAGCGCAATCCGGAGGCGGATGTGGAAGGCTTTGATGCCTGCAGGAAAATTGCCATTCTCTCCTCCCTGGCATTCGGATGCCATGTGGATTATGAGGACATTTATACAGAGGGAATCACTAAGATCACGGTGGAGGATGTGAAATATGCCAAAGGCATTGGCATGAGCATCAAGCTGCTGGCAACCAGCAAAAGGGAAGACGGCAGGTTTTATGCCATGGTAAGCCCGGTGCTGGTAGGGCAGGACAGCCCTCTCTACAGCGTAAACGGTGTATTTAACGCTATTTTCATACACGGCAATGTGCTGGGCGACGCCATGTTCTACGGCAGCGGCGCTGGCAAGCTTCCCACTGCGAGTGCGGTGGTGGGCGATGTGGTTGACTGTGCAAAGCATCTGCACAGAAATATCATGATGAGCTGGAGCAGCAAACGTCTGGAACGGATGGACATCAAAGATGTGGAGCATCCTTTCTTTGTGCGCATCAAAGGCAGCATGACAGGCGATATCGGCAGTGTGGAAGAAGTGTTTGGAAAAGTAAAGACAGTGGGTGTGCCTGATGTGGCGGGAGAATTCGGTTTTGTCACAGCGCCCATGAGTGAGGCGGCGTTTGAAGAGAAAGCGGCCAAACTTCCGGACATTATCACAAGAATCCGCGTTCGTGCATAG
- a CDS encoding cofactor-independent phosphoglycerate mutase translates to MKYVLILGDGMADEPLQELGGRTPLAYAHTPAMDELAALSEIGMVKTVPEGMNPGSDTANLSVLGYDPKVYYSGRSPLEALNIGVEMKDGDVAIRANIVTLSEEEENYEDKRILDHSSDDISTEDAAVLLEAVKKELQNEMFQFYVGTSYRHCLIWAKGDVVPLTPPHDIRGKGIKDYLPKEQLLLDMQKKSYEILAHHPLNEERKKNGLNPANSLWFWGAGTKPALSSFEEKYHKKGAMISAVDLLKGIAVGTDMYNITVEGANGGLNTNYEGKAQAAVDALLKEGYDFAYIHVEAPDEMGHQGSVEKKIKAIEYLDARVIRPVKDALDASGEAYRMLVLPDHPTPICVKTHTANPVPYLLYDSRRQETHDWTYNEEEASKSGELVEKGHELMGYLFEAK, encoded by the coding sequence ATGAAATACGTTTTGATATTAGGCGACGGAATGGCTGATGAGCCGCTTCAAGAACTGGGCGGCAGGACGCCTCTGGCGTATGCCCATACCCCCGCTATGGATGAATTGGCGGCTTTGTCGGAGATTGGTATGGTAAAGACCGTACCGGAGGGGATGAATCCCGGAAGTGACACAGCGAACCTGTCAGTTCTGGGTTACGACCCCAAGGTATATTACTCAGGGCGTTCTCCTCTGGAGGCACTGAATATCGGTGTGGAAATGAAAGACGGGGATGTTGCCATACGCGCCAATATTGTCACACTCTCCGAGGAAGAGGAGAATTACGAAGACAAGAGGATTTTAGACCACAGCTCCGATGACATCAGCACAGAGGATGCTGCGGTGTTGTTAGAAGCGGTGAAAAAAGAGCTGCAGAACGAAATGTTCCAGTTCTATGTGGGAACCAGCTACCGCCACTGCCTGATCTGGGCAAAAGGCGATGTGGTGCCTTTGACACCGCCCCACGATATCCGAGGAAAAGGTATTAAAGACTATCTGCCCAAGGAACAGCTTCTTTTGGACATGCAGAAAAAGAGCTATGAGATTCTGGCCCACCATCCTCTGAATGAGGAGAGAAAGAAAAATGGTCTGAATCCGGCAAACAGCTTGTGGTTCTGGGGAGCAGGAACAAAGCCTGCCCTGTCTTCTTTTGAGGAAAAATACCACAAGAAAGGCGCCATGATCTCCGCAGTGGATCTGCTAAAAGGAATTGCGGTGGGTACGGATATGTATAATATCACCGTGGAAGGCGCAAACGGCGGCCTGAACACTAACTATGAAGGAAAAGCACAGGCGGCTGTGGACGCACTGCTGAAAGAGGGATACGATTTTGCGTATATCCATGTGGAGGCACCGGACGAGATGGGCCACCAGGGCAGTGTGGAAAAGAAAATAAAAGCGATCGAATATCTGGACGCCAGGGTGATCCGCCCGGTAAAAGACGCGCTGGATGCATCCGGCGAGGCATATCGGATGCTGGTCCTTCCTGACCATCCGACCCCTATCTGTGTGAAGACACATACAGCCAACCCGGTTCCTTATCTCTTGTATGACAGCAGGAGACAGGAGACACATGACTGGACGTATAACGAGGAGGAGGCTTCTAAGAGCGGGGAGCTGGTGGAAAAAGGGCATGAGCTGATGGGGTATTTGTTTGAGGCTAAATAG